TCTGGACCTGCTGGCAATGGTCAAGGTCGATCTTGCCTTCACACCGACGGTTGCCACGATGTATCCCGCCGGCTTTGCCACCAGAATCTCGGTCGGCGGCCCATCCGCCGGGCTCGAATCAGACTTTCGCCCCACATTTTTCGAGGGCGTCGCCACCGTGGTGGCCAAGCTCTTCCTGCAGGCAACGCCCGACTATGCGGTCTTTGGCGAAAAGGATTACCAGCAGCTGTGCGTCGTCAGGCAGCTCTGCCGCGACCTTGACCTGCCTGTCGAGATCATCGGCGCGCCGACCATACGCGATACGCATGGCCTCGCCATATCGTCACGTAACGCCTATCTCGGCGAGGACGAACTCCAGATCGCCCGGGAGCTCAACGTGATCCTGCGCAAGGCCGCAGCGGCGCTGGCGACAGGTGCCGGTCAGGAAGACGCGATCGCCGAAGCCATCCGCGCCCTGATCGCCACCGGTTTCCGGAAGGTCGACTATGTCGAGGCCCGCGAAAGCCTGACACTCGCGCCATGGCGGCACGACCGCGCGGGCCGCGTTCTCGCCGCCGCCTGGCTGGGAAAAACCAGGCTGATCGACAATGTGGCAGTTCCCGCCGCCCGCGTGTGAGCTTCAGCCTCTCGATCCGGTTCGCGAATCGGCATGCGCAAAATGAAACCCGAATTTGCCGGTACGGGAACTGTCGCCGCCGCTGCGCTCATGCTGACCTCGCCCTGTACCCTTCTCGTGCTCTGCACCCCTCGATCTATTCCTCGGTCGGCATATGCAGGTACATCGACTGGATGCCGACGCGACCCGGGCCGGTGAAGCGATTGACGATGAAGTTCATGTTGGCGCCGAAGAAGCCGCTCGACAGGCGGTCGATCTTGGTTTCCATCCTGACCGAGGCATCCTTGAAGAGCCAGCCGCCCGGCTCGATGTCGATGGTCTCGCCCGGTGCGAGCGTCTTTTCGAAGACATTGCCGTAACCGTGCAGCCAGACGATGCCGTCGCCGGCATCGCCGCGAAACCGGTCGATGAAGAAGCCGCTCTGGCCGAACAGCATCGTCGCCAAGCCTCGTACACGCTCGAATGTGTAGTCGATATTGCCGGTGGCGGCGAGAAACTGATGTTCGCGCACCTGGATTTCCTCGCCGCGCCTGAGATGGATCGGCACGATGTGACCTGGCCCGTCGCGGCTGAAGGCGATGATGCCCGGCCCCGACGCTTCGGTGACGAAAATCTGCATGCCGGCCATCATGCGCTTCAATGCGCCCTTCAGCGATTTCAGGCCGATGGTGATGCTGGAATTCTTCCACAACAGGATGTGGTGCTCGAAATAGACAGGCATGCGCGTCACATCGACCGAAAGCACGGGCACAAGTTCGCCCGCTATGTGATAGGTGACGCCGCCAAAGGTTTCGTCCGACACCTGTGTCGGCATCAGTTCCGGCAAGCTTGGCATGATTCCCCCCAGCGCCATGCCGCCGGTCGACGACAGGCCGTCACAGGCGCGTCAGCCACAGCAGCATTTGCCGAGGACGACCGTCAAATGAAAGCTGCGGTCGAGGGAGCTGCTCGCAACAACGTGATGCAGTCCCCGGGAGAATCAGCGCTCAGCGCTCAGCGACCGCTCAAGGATAAGCTCCGCAATGCCGGACTGTCCCGACCCGTGGTTGTCGGTCCGGCCGATCTGGACGAAACCGTTCCCCAGATAGAAGGCGACGGCGCGCCTGTTCTGTTCCGCGACCTGAAGACGTATGGCGCGGGCTTCCGGAAAGCTCTCGATCACCTCGTCGAGCAACATGCCGCCGATGCCTCGGCCTTGCAGATCGGGTGCGACAAGAAGCTGGTGCAGATCGACCACGGCGCCGCCCTCAGCGCTTTCGGCATGGGCGACGCCGCCGATGCGTTTGCTATCGTCCGCGACCAGGAACTCGGCATTGGGCCGTTCCAGGCTCGCTTTCAGTTTCGCCGGCGAATACCAGATATCGATGACCTCATTGATCCGCCCGGCACCGTAGATCGCATCGTAAGTCGCATGCCAGGTTTCGACCAGCAGCGTGCGGATGGCACCGAGGTCGCGCTCTCCGGCGGTGCGCACGAACATGGCGGCTACTCTATGCCGAGCTTGGCCTTGACGAGGTCGTTGACCGCCTGCGGGTTGGCCTTGCCGCCGGTTGCCTTCATCACCTGACCGACGAACCAGCCGGCCATGGTCGGCTTGGCGCGCGCCTGTTCGACCTTGTCCGGATTGGCCGCGATCACCTCGTCGACCGCCTTCTCGATGGCGCCCGTGTCGGTGACCTGCTTCATGCCACGGCTTTCGACCAGCTCGCGCGGATCGCCGCCCTCGTTCCAGACGATCTCGAACAGATCCTTGGCGATCTTGCCGGAAATCGTGCCATCCTTGATCAGGTCGATGACGGCACCAAGCTGATCTGGTGAAACCGGAGCGCTTTCAATGTCCTTGCCGGCCTTGTTCAATTGTCCGAGCAGATCGTTGATAACCCAGTTGGCGGCTAGCTTGCCGTCGCGGCCGGCAGCCACCTTCTCGAAATAGTCGGCGATCGACTTTTCCGACACCAGGATCGAGGCATCATAGGTCGACAGGCCGAGCGAGGAGACCAACCGCGCCTTCTTGTCGTCGGGCAGTTCCGGCAATTCCCTGGCCAGCGCATCGACATAGGCCTGGTCGAACTCCAGCGGCAGAAGATCGGGATCGGGGAAATAGCGATAGTCGTGCGCCTCTTCCTTGGAGCGCATCGAGCGGGTCTCGCCTTTGACGGCGTCGAACAGCCGTGTCTCCTGTTCGATCTTGCCGCCGTCCTCCAGAATGGCGATCTGGCGGCGCGCCTCATAGTCGATGGCTTGGCCGATGAAGCGGATCGAGTTCATGTTCTTGATCTCGCAGCGCGTGCCGAAGGCCCCCCCTGGGCGGCGTACCGAGACATTGACGTCGGCTCGCAGCGAGCCTTCGTCCATGTTGCCGTCGCAGGTGCCGAGATAGCGCATGATGGTGCGCAGCTTCGTCACATAGGCCTTGGCTTCGTCGCCGGAGCGCATGTCGGGCTTCGACACGATCTCCATCAGGGCGACGCCGGAGCGATTGAGATCGACATAGGACATGGTCGGGTGCTGGTCGTGCAGCGACTTGCCGGCATCCTGTTCCAGATGCAGCCGCTCGATGCCGACCTCGATGTCTTCGAATTCGCCCTGGCGGTC
The genomic region above belongs to Mesorhizobium sp. B4-1-4 and contains:
- the gatB gene encoding Asp-tRNA(Asn)/Glu-tRNA(Gln) amidotransferase subunit GatB, which translates into the protein MSIIDTRTPDAKRLISGATGDWEIIIGLEVHAQVISEAKLFSGASTAFGAAPNANVSLVDAAMPGMLPVINEECVKQAIRTGLGLKAQINHKSVFDRKNYFYPDLPQGYQISQFKQPIVGEGTVIVSVGPDRQGEFEDIEVGIERLHLEQDAGKSLHDQHPTMSYVDLNRSGVALMEIVSKPDMRSGDEAKAYVTKLRTIMRYLGTCDGNMDEGSLRADVNVSVRRPGGAFGTRCEIKNMNSIRFIGQAIDYEARRQIAILEDGGKIEQETRLFDAVKGETRSMRSKEEAHDYRYFPDPDLLPLEFDQAYVDALARELPELPDDKKARLVSSLGLSTYDASILVSEKSIADYFEKVAAGRDGKLAANWVINDLLGQLNKAGKDIESAPVSPDQLGAVIDLIKDGTISGKIAKDLFEIVWNEGGDPRELVESRGMKQVTDTGAIEKAVDEVIAANPDKVEQARAKPTMAGWFVGQVMKATGGKANPQAVNDLVKAKLGIE
- the panC gene encoding pantoate--beta-alanine ligase, translating into MNRPDVVDSVAALRARVRDWRRDGLRVAMVPTMGALHDGHLSLIRIAREKAERCVVSIFVNPAQFAPSEDLDKYPRQLARDLDLLAMVKVDLAFTPTVATMYPAGFATRISVGGPSAGLESDFRPTFFEGVATVVAKLFLQATPDYAVFGEKDYQQLCVVRQLCRDLDLPVEIIGAPTIRDTHGLAISSRNAYLGEDELQIARELNVILRKAAAALATGAGQEDAIAEAIRALIATGFRKVDYVEARESLTLAPWRHDRAGRVLAAAWLGKTRLIDNVAVPAARV
- a CDS encoding AIM24 family protein; translated protein: MPSLPELMPTQVSDETFGGVTYHIAGELVPVLSVDVTRMPVYFEHHILLWKNSSITIGLKSLKGALKRMMAGMQIFVTEASGPGIIAFSRDGPGHIVPIHLRRGEEIQVREHQFLAATGNIDYTFERVRGLATMLFGQSGFFIDRFRGDAGDGIVWLHGYGNVFEKTLAPGETIDIEPGGWLFKDASVRMETKIDRLSSGFFGANMNFIVNRFTGPGRVGIQSMYLHMPTEE
- a CDS encoding GNAT family N-acetyltransferase, whose protein sequence is MFVRTAGERDLGAIRTLLVETWHATYDAIYGAGRINEVIDIWYSPAKLKASLERPNAEFLVADDSKRIGGVAHAESAEGGAVVDLHQLLVAPDLQGRGIGGMLLDEVIESFPEARAIRLQVAEQNRRAVAFYLGNGFVQIGRTDNHGSGQSGIAELILERSLSAER